Proteins encoded by one window of Methanobacterium sp. CWC-01:
- the argS gene encoding arginine--tRNA ligase, protein MYRKLENQAAESVKASINKLQWGVEVEIKFEQPPNPNMGDLATNVAFQLAGKLKRSPSEISENIMDNLELPPLIDRVEARGPYLNFFLDHAMFFREVLESVDEGYGQLELQNDSVILEHTSANPNGPLHIGHIRNAIIGDSLARVLRAGGYPLETQYYVNDMGRQIAMIVWGLQNLDYQLDPEEKPDVEMGKLYFQVNQTLNANPEIKTEIDAILKTYEQEFPPQLEELFREVVDKCLEGVKETSQRLHIHHDKFVWESQFIREGKVDAILEELKDYTQENEVLYLNLNQFGIEKELILRRSDGTSLYSTRDLAYHEQKAEEANISIDILGSDHKLALEQLSVVLELVGCRRPEVIFYEFITLPEGSMSTRRGVFISVDDLMDEAVKRALEELENRRPELNGEEQREIAEIIGVGAIRFYIARLSPEKHIVFKWDEALSFERGCASIQYAHARACKILEKASYPPEIEVDADDLEDLDQMEIELIKTIARFTRVIEESAAARRVHPVAQYTLELAGVFNRFYKSMPVLGSGKEDLRLMLVDKSRITIRNSLALLGIESPVSM, encoded by the coding sequence ATGTACAGGAAACTGGAAAATCAAGCTGCAGAATCAGTGAAGGCCTCTATAAACAAGCTCCAATGGGGCGTAGAGGTTGAAATCAAATTCGAACAACCCCCCAACCCCAATATGGGTGATCTGGCAACGAATGTGGCTTTTCAACTGGCTGGTAAGCTAAAAAGATCTCCTTCAGAGATATCTGAAAATATTATGGATAACCTGGAACTACCACCCCTCATTGACCGGGTGGAGGCCCGGGGTCCCTATCTGAACTTCTTCCTGGACCATGCAATGTTCTTCCGGGAGGTTTTAGAATCAGTAGATGAAGGATATGGTCAGTTAGAACTTCAAAACGATTCAGTGATTTTGGAACATACTTCAGCAAACCCCAACGGACCCCTGCACATAGGACACATACGAAATGCCATAATTGGGGACTCTCTGGCCAGAGTACTTCGGGCCGGGGGCTATCCCCTGGAAACCCAGTACTATGTTAATGATATGGGACGACAGATCGCCATGATTGTGTGGGGACTGCAAAACCTGGATTACCAGTTGGATCCGGAAGAAAAACCAGACGTGGAAATGGGTAAGCTGTACTTCCAGGTGAACCAGACTTTAAATGCCAATCCTGAGATAAAAACAGAAATTGACGCTATACTAAAAACTTATGAACAGGAGTTCCCACCACAGCTGGAGGAACTTTTTAGGGAGGTGGTGGATAAATGTCTGGAAGGTGTGAAGGAAACTTCCCAGAGACTACACATACATCACGATAAATTCGTGTGGGAAAGTCAATTCATACGGGAAGGGAAGGTAGATGCTATTTTAGAGGAACTGAAGGATTATACCCAGGAAAATGAGGTGCTGTACCTGAATCTCAACCAATTTGGTATAGAAAAAGAACTGATTCTACGTCGGTCCGATGGCACTTCACTTTATTCCACCCGAGATCTGGCTTATCATGAACAAAAAGCGGAAGAGGCAAACATATCCATTGATATCTTAGGATCTGACCATAAACTGGCACTGGAGCAGTTGAGTGTGGTGCTGGAACTAGTCGGATGCCGTAGGCCAGAAGTTATTTTCTATGAATTCATAACCCTGCCAGAAGGGTCCATGTCCACCAGACGGGGTGTGTTTATTAGTGTAGATGATTTAATGGATGAAGCTGTTAAAAGAGCTCTGGAAGAACTCGAAAATAGAAGACCCGAGTTGAATGGAGAAGAACAACGTGAAATTGCTGAAATAATTGGAGTGGGTGCCATCCGATTTTATATAGCCCGGTTATCCCCGGAGAAACATATAGTTTTCAAGTGGGATGAGGCCCTGAGTTTCGAACGGGGCTGTGCCTCCATCCAGTATGCCCACGCCCGGGCCTGCAAGATACTGGAAAAAGCCAGTTATCCCCCTGAGATTGAAGTAGATGCGGATGACTTGGAAGATCTGGATCAGATGGAGATCGAGCTAATTAAAACCATAGCCAGATTTACACGTGTTATAGAGGAATCAGCAGCTGCTCGCAGAGTTCATCCCGTGGCCCAGTATACCCTGGAACTGGCCGGAGTCTTCAACCGATTTTATAAGTCAATGCCAGTTTTAGGATCGGGAAAAGAGGATTTGAGATTGATGTTGGTGGATAAGTCCCGGATTACCATCCGGAACTCCCTGGCACTCCTGGGCATAGAATCTCCAGTTAGTATGTGA
- a CDS encoding TetR/AcrR family transcriptional regulator: MDKTEKKILDAALKIFAERGYDGAKTKLIAKESGFTEMTLFRKFGSKENLFHTVLMVNYDRITADIVQIFSQPLDESQDLLKFLIEAVIEMEDKNFEYVKILITENHNTSETVLINGVNNLGKFLETAAPGAGIDYKVLAFNIMAFAYFIIFNKRQGCPFVDYEVAVQEFIKYTTQCLKKMD; this comes from the coding sequence ATGGATAAGACTGAAAAAAAGATTTTAGATGCAGCATTAAAAATATTCGCAGAAAGAGGATATGACGGGGCTAAAACCAAACTTATAGCCAAAGAATCTGGTTTTACGGAGATGACCCTCTTTAGAAAGTTTGGGAGTAAAGAAAATCTATTCCACACGGTTCTAATGGTGAATTATGATCGGATTACTGCAGACATAGTCCAGATATTCAGCCAACCTTTGGACGAATCCCAGGATCTATTAAAATTCCTAATCGAAGCAGTCATAGAGATGGAAGATAAAAACTTTGAATACGTCAAAATACTCATCACCGAGAATCATAATACCTCTGAAACCGTGCTGATCAATGGTGTAAACAACCTGGGAAAATTTCTAGAAACTGCAGCACCCGGTGCTGGAATAGACTATAAAGTACTGGCCTTCAACATAATGGCCTTTGCATATTTCATCATATTTAATAAGCGCCAGGGATGTCCCTTTGTAGATTACGAGGTGGCAGTGCAAGAATTCATAAAATACACCACTCAATGCCTGAAAAAAATGGATTAA
- the argF gene encoding ornithine carbamoyltransferase — protein MQHVLSVLDIQDQISDILKQAQIFKQGHGTVEPLKGKTLAMVFEKSSTRTRISFEVAMYQLGGFPLYLSTSDLQLGRGEIIEDTSRAMTRYVDGVMIRAREHQDVVKFSRNSRVPVINGLTNLEHPCQALADMLTILERKGSFKVKMVYVGDGNNVVNSLLLATALLGMDFTVACPPGYEPDPEITKEAFKIAEKTGSTLEVTPHVQKAVKGADVLYTDVWVSMGDEEEADQRLKDLQAYQINSELLKLADPEAVVLHCLPAVRDQEITEEVLNGPQSAVWDQAENRLHAQKALLYFLLKD, from the coding sequence ATGCAACATGTTTTATCAGTGCTGGACATCCAAGACCAGATCAGTGACATTCTGAAACAGGCCCAGATTTTTAAACAGGGCCATGGAACAGTTGAACCTTTGAAAGGCAAGACCCTAGCCATGGTATTCGAAAAATCATCTACCCGGACCCGCATCTCCTTTGAAGTGGCCATGTATCAGTTAGGTGGCTTCCCTCTGTACCTTTCCACTTCGGACTTACAACTGGGCCGGGGGGAGATAATTGAGGACACTTCCCGAGCCATGACCCGCTACGTGGACGGGGTGATGATCCGTGCCCGAGAGCACCAGGATGTGGTTAAATTCTCCAGAAACTCCCGGGTGCCCGTAATTAACGGGCTTACCAATTTGGAACATCCCTGCCAGGCCTTAGCTGACATGTTAACTATACTGGAAAGGAAAGGATCCTTCAAGGTTAAAATGGTCTATGTGGGGGATGGTAATAACGTGGTTAACTCCCTGTTACTGGCCACCGCCCTTCTGGGTATGGACTTCACCGTGGCCTGTCCACCCGGATACGAACCCGATCCGGAAATTACAAAAGAAGCTTTCAAGATAGCTGAAAAAACAGGATCAACTCTGGAAGTAACTCCCCACGTTCAAAAAGCAGTGAAGGGGGCGGACGTTCTCTACACCGATGTTTGGGTTAGTATGGGTGATGAAGAAGAGGCAGATCAACGTTTAAAAGATCTTCAGGCCTATCAGATCAACTCAGAACTGCTTAAACTGGCTGATCCAGAAGCTGTTGTTTTGCATTGCCTCCCGGCGGTACGTGATCAGGAAATCACTGAAGAAGTGCTTAACGGTCCCCAGTCAGCAGTTTGGGATCAGGCTGAGAATCGACTGCATGCGCAGAAGGCGTTGCTATACTTTTTGCTTAAAGACTGA
- the purD gene encoding phosphoribosylamine--glycine ligase, translating to MKILVVGTGAREHVICQAVHQDAELYSYMSKQNPGIAKLSKEFHIGSEMELEAVKKQAISWGVDLAIIGPESPLEEGIVDSLQEAGIACVGPTQAAARIETDKAFMRKLFVDHHIGGSVAYGVFGDVEEAGNFIDEFDRELVVKPVGLTGGKGVKIVGEHLKDGKDAKKYVKEIINNKISGHASVVLEERLVGEEYTIQALVDGSHVMPMPAAQDHPHAYEGDQGPITGGMGSYSDTNGLLPFLDEKAYQDSVKIMEDTIKAVKKEVGPYQGVLYGQFMLCSDGPRLVEYNARFGDPEAMNVLPILKTSFVELCQRVVDGNLTKASFEPKATVCKYLVPTGYPESGKANSIIKVDEEKINKAGAMVYYAAVNQKNDQIFTSSSRALGLVAAGETIAEAEEICEKATAYVDGDLYHRRDVGTAELIQKRIKHMEDLLAS from the coding sequence ATGAAGATATTGGTAGTGGGAACCGGCGCCCGAGAACACGTCATTTGCCAGGCTGTTCACCAGGACGCAGAATTATATTCATATATGAGTAAACAGAATCCGGGAATCGCAAAATTATCCAAAGAATTCCATATCGGAAGCGAAATGGAATTAGAAGCCGTTAAAAAACAGGCCATTTCATGGGGGGTGGATCTGGCCATAATAGGTCCTGAATCTCCTCTGGAAGAAGGTATCGTGGACTCACTTCAGGAAGCGGGAATCGCCTGTGTGGGACCGACCCAGGCAGCGGCCCGTATTGAAACTGATAAGGCTTTCATGAGAAAACTTTTCGTTGACCACCATATTGGAGGTTCAGTTGCTTACGGAGTATTCGGTGATGTGGAAGAGGCCGGGAATTTCATTGACGAATTTGATAGAGAGTTAGTGGTGAAGCCCGTGGGATTAACTGGTGGTAAAGGTGTAAAAATAGTTGGAGAACACCTTAAAGATGGTAAAGACGCTAAAAAATACGTTAAAGAGATTATCAATAACAAAATTAGCGGCCATGCCAGCGTGGTCCTGGAAGAACGCCTGGTGGGGGAAGAATATACCATTCAGGCTTTGGTCGATGGAAGCCATGTGATGCCCATGCCCGCTGCTCAGGATCATCCCCACGCCTATGAGGGAGATCAGGGCCCCATAACCGGGGGAATGGGATCATACTCCGACACCAATGGATTACTGCCTTTCCTGGATGAAAAAGCATATCAGGATTCGGTTAAGATCATGGAAGATACTATCAAGGCCGTTAAAAAAGAAGTGGGGCCCTATCAGGGCGTTCTTTACGGACAATTCATGCTCTGCAGTGATGGGCCACGTCTGGTGGAATACAACGCCCGATTCGGAGATCCCGAGGCCATGAATGTTCTTCCCATTTTAAAAACAAGTTTCGTGGAGTTATGTCAGCGAGTAGTTGATGGAAATCTTACAAAAGCATCTTTCGAACCTAAAGCCACGGTTTGCAAGTACCTGGTCCCCACTGGCTACCCAGAAAGCGGTAAAGCCAACTCTATCATCAAGGTAGATGAGGAGAAGATAAACAAGGCCGGCGCCATGGTTTATTATGCTGCGGTTAACCAGAAAAACGATCAAATATTCACTTCGTCTTCACGGGCTCTGGGTCTGGTGGCGGCTGGAGAAACTATCGCTGAGGCCGAGGAGATCTGTGAGAAGGCAACAGCTTACGTGGACGGGGATCTTTACCATCGTCGAGACGTGGGAACTGCTGAACTTATTCAAAAACGAATTAAGCACATGGAAGACTTATTAGCGAGTTGA
- a CDS encoding acetolactate synthase large subunit: MKGSRAIIQSLTDQGVDVVFGYPGGVLLPLYDEIYDSDLRHILVRHEQCAAHAADGFARASGKVGVCIGTSGPGATNLVTGIATAYMDSSPVVALAGQVASHLIGNDAFQEVDTLGITMPITKHSFQPMSPSEIPPMIKSAFYIASTGRPGPVVLDLPKDVQEAELEYPENIIIDLPGYKPTKKGHPLQIKRAADVILKAKKPVILAGGGVILSGSSEEVFKLSELLGAPVTTTLMGKGCFPEDNSLSLGMLGMHGRKVSNFLVDDCDCLIAIGCRFSDRTTGDVSKFASKAKIIHIDVDPAEIGKNIPVDVPIVGDAKIILSHLIRVISQVEGTQKKEWTKHVKEFRGSCIPRLSFDDTPLKPQQVIKEISEAVTDDTILTTDVGQNQMWMAHYFNSMNPRKFISSGGLGTMGFGFPAAMGAKVALPEEDVVAVCGDGGFLMVCQDLATVKEYDIPVVVCVLDNRYLGMVAQWQKLFYEERISHTKLGEVPDFVKLAEAFGVNAHRVEKPGEMKETLTEALKSGEPTLIDVIIDPNEILPMVPPGCGLTEIVGEYKVEREVPGEIPYRPSVAEKGGD; this comes from the coding sequence ATGAAGGGCAGTAGAGCCATAATCCAATCACTTACTGATCAGGGAGTGGACGTTGTCTTCGGATACCCCGGAGGAGTGTTGCTTCCTTTATATGACGAAATATATGATTCTGACCTTAGACACATACTGGTAAGGCATGAACAGTGCGCGGCACACGCTGCGGACGGTTTCGCCCGGGCATCAGGAAAAGTCGGAGTCTGCATCGGAACTTCAGGACCCGGAGCCACTAACCTGGTTACCGGCATAGCCACCGCTTACATGGACTCTTCTCCAGTGGTAGCCCTGGCAGGACAAGTAGCCAGCCATTTGATTGGAAATGATGCATTTCAGGAGGTGGATACCCTGGGGATTACCATGCCCATAACCAAGCACAGCTTTCAGCCAATGTCCCCCTCTGAAATTCCCCCCATGATAAAATCGGCATTTTATATCGCCTCCACTGGCCGACCTGGCCCGGTGGTTCTGGACCTTCCCAAGGATGTACAGGAAGCCGAACTGGAATATCCCGAGAACATAATAATCGATTTACCCGGTTACAAGCCCACCAAGAAGGGGCACCCCTTACAAATAAAACGGGCCGCCGACGTCATACTCAAAGCTAAAAAGCCAGTTATACTGGCAGGGGGCGGAGTAATACTTTCTGGTTCCTCAGAAGAAGTTTTTAAACTTTCAGAACTTCTTGGAGCACCAGTTACTACTACCTTAATGGGTAAAGGATGCTTCCCAGAGGATAATTCTCTATCACTGGGAATGCTGGGGATGCACGGCCGTAAAGTATCCAACTTCCTGGTGGACGACTGTGATTGTCTGATAGCGATTGGATGCCGTTTCTCAGACCGGACCACTGGGGATGTGTCTAAATTTGCTTCCAAGGCCAAAATTATCCATATCGATGTTGATCCCGCCGAGATTGGTAAAAACATCCCAGTGGATGTGCCCATTGTCGGTGACGCCAAGATAATCCTGTCCCACCTGATACGGGTAATATCTCAGGTGGAAGGCACCCAGAAAAAGGAGTGGACCAAACACGTGAAAGAGTTCCGAGGCAGCTGCATACCACGATTATCATTTGATGATACTCCATTAAAGCCACAACAGGTTATTAAAGAGATATCCGAAGCAGTGACGGATGATACTATTCTCACCACCGATGTGGGGCAGAACCAGATGTGGATGGCTCATTATTTCAATTCTATGAACCCCCGAAAATTCATATCATCGGGTGGACTGGGAACCATGGGATTCGGTTTCCCCGCAGCCATGGGGGCCAAGGTAGCCCTCCCGGAAGAGGATGTGGTTGCGGTGTGCGGAGATGGAGGGTTCTTAATGGTCTGTCAGGACCTGGCCACCGTCAAAGAGTATGATATCCCGGTGGTGGTCTGTGTTCTGGATAACCGCTACCTGGGAATGGTGGCCCAGTGGCAGAAACTCTTCTACGAGGAACGAATATCCCACACCAAACTGGGTGAAGTTCCGGACTTTGTAAAGCTGGCTGAAGCCTTTGGAGTAAATGCTCATCGCGTGGAAAAGCCTGGAGAGATGAAAGAGACCCTCACTGAAGCCCTTAAATCTGGAGAACCAACCCTTATCGATGTAATAATCGATCCTAACGAGATACTGCCCATGGTACCGCCTGGTTGTGGTTTAACTGAGATCGTGGGGGAATACAAAGTAGAAAGGGAAGTTCCAGGTGAAATACCATACCGACCTTCTGTAGCCGAAAAGGGAGGTGATTAG
- the ilvN gene encoding acetolactate synthase small subunit — protein sequence MTNERSHIISAVVLHRPGVLQRVAGLFTRRGFNIDAITVGPSEKDGMARMTIISRGDEKVLEQITKQLNKLIEVIKVRDLDPPSTVLRELCLIKTHAPHEKARSEIIQYANIFRGRIIDVSPDNLTIEITGTPDKIDALIDLLQSFGIQEIARTGPTAITRGTKTI from the coding sequence ATGACCAACGAGCGAAGCCACATAATAAGTGCCGTGGTTCTACACCGACCCGGTGTTTTACAGAGAGTTGCCGGACTTTTCACACGAAGAGGATTTAATATCGACGCCATAACCGTGGGTCCGTCGGAAAAAGACGGAATGGCCCGTATGACCATCATATCCAGGGGAGATGAGAAGGTACTCGAACAAATAACCAAACAGTTGAACAAGCTCATCGAAGTCATTAAGGTCAGGGACCTGGACCCCCCATCAACGGTTTTAAGAGAACTTTGCCTGATTAAAACCCATGCTCCCCATGAAAAGGCCCGTTCCGAGATAATTCAGTACGCCAACATATTCCGGGGTAGAATAATAGATGTAAGTCCCGATAATCTAACCATCGAAATCACCGGTACGCCCGACAAGATTGATGCCCTCATTGACCTCCTTCAGAGTTTTGGAATCCAGGAAATTGCCAGAACAGGGCCAACCGCCATTACCAGAGGGACAAAAACAATCTGA
- the ilvC gene encoding ketol-acid reductoisomerase yields the protein MKIYYEKDVNTDVLKDKIVAVIGYGSQGRAQSMNMAESGLNVVVGLRQDGSSWKVAKEDGLEVMTVEEASQKADIIHLLIPDEIQAQVYEQSIKDGLEEGNTISFSHGYNIHFQYIKPPKNVNITMIAPKGPGSTVRQQYVDGFGVPGLVAVEKDYTGEAMAIALAMGQGCGLTRAGVLETTFKEETETDLFGEQAVLCGGVTELIKAGFSTLVEAGYQPELAYFETCHELKLIVDLIYQKGFAGMWHDVSNTAEFGGLSRRERLITDETRSEMKKVLKEIQNGKFTKEWALENQAGKPQLNRLRDLEADLQIEKEGRKLRKLCGLEK from the coding sequence ATGAAAATTTATTATGAAAAAGACGTGAACACAGATGTTTTAAAAGATAAAATCGTTGCCGTTATAGGCTACGGTAGTCAGGGTAGGGCTCAGTCCATGAACATGGCCGAAAGTGGCCTAAACGTGGTGGTTGGGCTACGCCAGGATGGTAGCTCCTGGAAGGTGGCCAAAGAGGATGGTCTTGAAGTTATGACCGTGGAAGAGGCCTCACAAAAAGCAGACATCATACACCTACTCATACCCGACGAAATCCAGGCCCAGGTCTATGAACAGTCTATAAAAGACGGACTGGAGGAAGGAAACACCATATCCTTCTCCCACGGGTACAACATCCACTTCCAGTACATAAAACCTCCAAAAAACGTTAACATAACCATGATTGCCCCTAAAGGACCAGGATCTACAGTTAGACAACAATATGTCGATGGATTTGGAGTTCCAGGACTGGTGGCTGTGGAAAAGGATTATACTGGAGAGGCCATGGCTATTGCCCTTGCCATGGGGCAGGGTTGCGGTTTAACTCGTGCCGGTGTTCTAGAGACCACCTTCAAAGAAGAAACTGAAACCGACCTTTTTGGTGAGCAGGCGGTTCTGTGCGGTGGAGTCACCGAGCTAATTAAAGCAGGGTTCAGCACCCTGGTGGAAGCCGGCTATCAACCTGAACTGGCCTATTTTGAGACTTGTCACGAGCTTAAACTGATCGTGGACCTGATCTACCAGAAAGGATTCGCCGGAATGTGGCACGACGTAAGTAACACCGCTGAATTTGGAGGATTATCTCGTCGAGAACGGCTAATAACTGATGAAACCCGTTCCGAGATGAAAAAGGTTCTTAAGGAAATCCAAAACGGTAAATTTACCAAAGAATGGGCACTGGAAAACCAAGCCGGTAAACCTCAACTAAACCGGCTACGCGACCTGGAAGCAGATCTACAAATTGAAAAAGAAGGTCGTAAACTCAGGAAACTATGTGGACTTGAAAAATAA
- a CDS encoding methanogenesis marker 12 protein, whose product MVFVGMDHGTTGVSFTVLDDEPVHFKIGRVQLSRGEVSAMNELFKRVDPEKIDLMAITYAMGDGISKITPIGKVVDRGILSIEGAGKVTGGGTFVYDEIEQSQIPTILIPGLHKNSESLDPRFRAAYSHQASAEKVSICYNAHLETGFQDFIVADISSNTVSILLEDAKIIGAMDACLGAMGIIHGPLDLEMIRDIDEGIKTANQCFSQAGAVKVAGLDEEVTRAREVLLQRYQLGDFKAKLAMDTMLMTILMEIWGLNGISRKNLEGVVMTGSVGSLREPYDFYGRLAEDLENVGECVLLPPTSGSMGSAQIARDVFQGAKEILGIKAEQF is encoded by the coding sequence ATGGTCTTTGTGGGAATGGATCACGGTACTACCGGTGTCTCCTTCACTGTGCTGGACGATGAACCTGTGCATTTCAAAATAGGCCGGGTTCAATTATCTCGTGGCGAAGTTTCAGCCATGAATGAACTTTTCAAGAGGGTTGATCCAGAGAAAATTGACCTTATGGCCATAACTTATGCCATGGGGGATGGTATTTCGAAGATAACCCCCATAGGGAAGGTTGTTGACCGGGGGATACTTTCCATTGAGGGTGCCGGGAAAGTTACCGGGGGAGGTACCTTCGTATATGATGAAATAGAGCAGTCCCAGATACCCACCATCCTGATACCAGGTCTGCATAAAAACAGCGAATCACTTGACCCACGTTTCAGAGCTGCTTATTCTCATCAGGCCAGTGCCGAAAAGGTCAGTATCTGCTACAACGCCCATTTAGAGACTGGTTTTCAGGACTTCATCGTAGCAGATATCAGCTCCAACACGGTAAGCATCCTGCTGGAGGATGCTAAAATTATTGGGGCAATGGATGCCTGTCTCGGAGCTATGGGGATAATACACGGGCCTTTAGACCTGGAAATGATTAGAGATATAGATGAGGGTATTAAAACGGCCAATCAATGTTTTTCGCAGGCAGGAGCAGTGAAAGTAGCGGGTTTGGATGAAGAAGTCACCCGTGCCCGGGAAGTTCTCCTGCAAAGGTACCAACTTGGGGACTTCAAGGCTAAGCTCGCAATGGATACCATGTTAATGACGATTTTAATGGAAATTTGGGGTTTGAATGGAATTTCCCGGAAAAATTTAGAGGGCGTGGTTATGACCGGGTCAGTGGGATCCCTGCGCGAACCCTATGATTTCTACGGTAGACTAGCAGAGGACTTGGAAAATGTAGGTGAATGCGTCTTACTACCACCTACCTCGGGTTCCATGGGCAGCGCTCAGATTGCCCGTGATGTATTTCAGGGTGCAAAGGAAATTTTAGGTATAAAGGCAGAACAGTTTTAG
- a CDS encoding DUF2098 family protein — protein sequence MEAKDFRQRTIKKGSIVKYLGTLTTGRVQQIRAEGEHAWIKMDSTGLFYRSDYLILIDGDIDLNKKSKELKPGEKVKKLKRISPTEISDHGDGPGYGGG from the coding sequence ATGGAAGCTAAAGATTTCAGGCAGCGGACCATTAAGAAAGGATCTATTGTTAAATATCTGGGAACCCTAACTACCGGCAGGGTTCAGCAAATACGGGCGGAAGGTGAACATGCTTGGATAAAGATGGATTCCACTGGTCTTTTTTATCGGTCTGATTATCTTATCTTGATTGATGGAGATATTGATTTGAACAAGAAAAGTAAGGAACTCAAGCCTGGTGAAAAAGTAAAGAAATTAAAAAGAATATCCCCCACCGAAATTTCAGACCATGGAGATGGTCCCGGTTATGGTGGTGGCTAA
- the surE gene encoding 5'/3'-nucleotidase SurE: MAILITNDDGFNSSGIMAAKKAVEGLTKIQVVAPATQQSGIGHALTLFEPIRVTSVTLSDGDHAFSVSGTPTDAVILGIYQLAEEKPELVISGINIGENLGKSELSTSGTIGAAMEAAVHGIPALSVSLQVTRGDIKFHDGHVDVDFAHAQRMVRRVTQQILKKGLPDGVDFLNLNIPSHPHNDQIKITNLGERMYRVHITERLDPRGRPYYWIDGDPVEDDNEGTDVHSLKIENTTTLTPVSLDCTASLDLMKGWI; this comes from the coding sequence ATGGCTATTCTCATTACCAACGACGACGGTTTCAACTCATCGGGCATCATGGCCGCAAAAAAGGCAGTGGAAGGACTGACAAAAATACAGGTAGTTGCACCAGCTACTCAACAGAGCGGAATTGGCCACGCTTTGACTCTATTTGAACCAATTAGGGTCACTTCTGTTACCTTGAGCGATGGAGATCACGCTTTTTCAGTATCTGGAACTCCCACCGACGCAGTTATACTCGGAATATATCAACTGGCCGAAGAAAAACCGGAACTAGTCATATCTGGTATCAACATTGGAGAAAACCTGGGAAAGTCTGAATTATCTACTTCGGGTACTATTGGGGCGGCCATGGAGGCTGCTGTTCATGGAATACCTGCCCTTTCCGTATCCTTGCAGGTAACCCGGGGTGATATAAAATTCCATGATGGCCATGTTGATGTTGATTTTGCCCATGCCCAGAGGATGGTCCGGAGGGTTACCCAGCAGATACTTAAAAAGGGATTACCGGATGGTGTTGATTTTTTGAATCTTAACATTCCATCCCACCCTCACAATGACCAGATTAAAATCACCAATTTAGGGGAAAGAATGTATCGGGTTCATATCACCGAGAGACTAGATCCCCGGGGAAGACCATACTACTGGATCGATGGAGATCCTGTGGAAGATGATAATGAGGGCACCGATGTACATTCCCTAAAAATCGAAAATACAACCACTTTAACTCCAGTATCCCTGGACTGCACCGCTTCCCTTGATTTGATGAAGGGATGGATCTGA
- a CDS encoding restriction endonuclease, with the protein MDKNRLVRFMARVMEESGFKVYQNFQTSRHIIDIYGVLPTILGDIGVVVACKNYDERWEVGMDVLKEMEMVAKTLKASKVVVVTTSYFTDSANNYAGRRNIKLIDKDGLMVLAKRFTQHQEELVEEESVVDYEDVEEETDYTPSSSSGPSVSLGFLSRGKGSLKKSTGRTRKPSEPVWPRLRPLVKNPIVLIIIVLLLSKLITYLVELSSNSTAMSGMSTIVSSAILSYGLVLILERDLNAALVKGTTVFFVALLINVLLILYF; encoded by the coding sequence GTGGATAAAAACAGGTTGGTCAGGTTCATGGCCAGGGTAATGGAGGAATCTGGGTTCAAAGTTTACCAGAATTTTCAAACCTCGCGACACATCATCGATATCTATGGAGTTCTACCCACTATTCTAGGTGATATCGGAGTGGTGGTGGCCTGTAAAAATTATGATGAACGATGGGAAGTCGGCATGGACGTCCTCAAAGAAATGGAAATGGTGGCCAAAACCCTGAAGGCATCCAAAGTAGTGGTGGTTACCACTTCCTACTTCACAGACAGCGCCAACAATTATGCTGGACGTCGCAATATTAAACTTATTGATAAAGATGGACTCATGGTCCTTGCCAAGCGCTTCACCCAGCACCAGGAAGAACTAGTGGAAGAAGAGAGTGTGGTGGATTATGAGGATGTGGAGGAAGAAACGGATTACACACCTTCTTCATCCAGTGGCCCCAGTGTATCACTCGGATTCTTATCCCGTGGAAAGGGCAGTTTAAAAAAGAGTACCGGCCGTACAAGAAAGCCTTCTGAACCAGTATGGCCAAGGTTAAGGCCCCTAGTAAAAAACCCCATCGTACTCATCATCATCGTGCTGTTATTATCCAAATTAATTACCTACCTAGTAGAACTAAGTTCCAACAGCACCGCTATGAGTGGTATGTCCACCATCGTTTCCTCGGCTATTCTTTCCTACGGCTTGGTGTTGATCCTGGAACGTGACCTGAATGCCGCCCTGGTAAAAGGTACTACCGTTTTTTTCGTAGCCTTGCTGATAAACGTGCTACTTATTCTGTACTTCTAG